One window of Magallana gigas chromosome 2, xbMagGiga1.1, whole genome shotgun sequence genomic DNA carries:
- the LOC105317756 gene encoding uncharacterized protein isoform X4, protein MDKKCPESMRMYCQNNMCFVFQLSSLLLLMLLKEGLACGVPPAVPSLDMNISVVGEFTPGTVLHFKCNSTSKLDRHHDTERVTMLCLENNTWTIRGAENCKPEKCYIAAAILLTSLVLAVSGAGSVPSR, encoded by the exons ATGGATAAGAAATGTCCAGAAAGTATGAGGATGTACTGCCAAAataatatgtgttttgtttttcaactATCGTCTCTTCTCCTTTTAATGCTTTTGAAGGAGGGATTAG CCTGTGGTGTTCCTCCTGCAGTACCCAGCCTAGATATGAATATATCAGTGGTTGGCGAGTTTACACCGGGTACTGTTCTTCATTTCAAGTGCAACTCAACATCTAAATTGGACCGCCACCACGACACAGAAAGGGTGACGATGTTATGCTTGGAGAATAACACGTGGACCATTCGCGGGGCGGAGAATTGTAAACCAG AAAAGTGTTACATTGCGGCGGCCATCCTTCTGACGTCACTAGTTCTTGCGGTGTCTGGTGCG